The Candidatus Tanganyikabacteria bacterium genomic sequence CGGGGCCGACTCCCTGGCACCCCTCTGCGGAGCGGTGGGCGCGCTGGCATTCGGCGCCGCCGGCCTGGACGTGGCCGCCGCATTCGCCGGGGCGCCGTTCTACCTGCCGATGCCCCGCGTCGTGGGCATCCGCCTCTCCGGCGCGCTCGGCCCGTGGGTGACGGCAAAGGACGTCGGCCTCGAGGTACTGCGGCGCCTCACGGCTCGCGGGGGCGTGGGGCGCGTGCTCGAGTTCCATGGCGACGCCCTGGAGCACCTCGGGGTGGGGGATCGGCTGGCGATCGCCGCGATGGCCTGCCAGACGGGCGCCGTCTCGGTGCTCTTCCCGTCCGACGCGCAGACCCGGCGCTTCCTGGATGCGCAGGCCCGGGTGCGGCATTTCGAGGCCTTTGCAGCGGATCCGGGCTGTGTCTACGACGAGTCTCTCGATCTGGATCTCGCCGGCCTGGAGCCCCTCGTGAGCCGCCCCGGATCGCCCGACGACGTCGTGCCGGTGCGGGAGGCCGGCGCGGTGCGCGTCGCGCAGGTGGTCGTCGGCTCGGACGCCAACGGCGCCCCGGCCGATCTCAAGGCCGTGGCCGATCTCACCGGCGAGCACGGCATCCAGGCCGCAGTTGCCGTCGCGGCGCTGCCGGCGAGCCGGCAGTCCCTCCTCGCCCTGGCGCGGAGCGGCGATCTCGAACGGCTGCACGCGACCGGCTGGCGCGTTCTCGAACCGGGGGCCGGGCCCGCGCTGGGCGCCGGCCTTGCGCCGCCATCCGGCGGCGTGTCGGTGCGGACGTTCTGCCGCAACCAGCGGGGCCGCAGCGGCAATCCCGACGACCAGGTCTACCTGGCGAGCCCGCTGGTGGCGGCCGCGGCGGCCATGACGGGGCAACTGGTGGATCCGCGCACGCTCGGAATGGACCCGCCGCGGCTGGATGGTCCCGAGCGACTGCCGGTCGACGACCGGTTGCTCCTCGCGCCGGATCCGGCCGTCGAGATCGCGCGCGGTCCCCA encodes the following:
- a CDS encoding aconitate hydratase translates to MPDSLLQKIVRAHLISGKTLPGEEIGLQIDQAFCNDATGPLAFLQFEATDLPRVQTEVSVAYVDRATAQLRAEESDEQRYMETAARRFGAFFSRAGNGTGPQVHTERFAAPGKTILGADSLAPLCGAVGALAFGAAGLDVAAAFAGAPFYLPMPRVVGIRLSGALGPWVTAKDVGLEVLRRLTARGGVGRVLEFHGDALEHLGVGDRLAIAAMACQTGAVSVLFPSDAQTRRFLDAQARVRHFEAFAADPGCVYDESLDLDLAGLEPLVSRPGSPDDVVPVREAGAVRVAQVVVGSDANGAPADLKAVADLTGEHGIQAAVAVAALPASRQSLLALARSGDLERLHATGWRVLEPGAGPALGAGLAPPSGGVSVRTFCRNQRGRSGNPDDQVYLASPLVAAAAAMTGQLVDPRTLGMDPPRLDGPERLPVDDRLLLAPDPAVEIARGPHIRPLPLRGGLETRLAGQVVGKVGDRVTADAILPATPDTQAVRTDLALLAEHVFGGLDPGFASRCRGAGGGILVAGAEFGAGPSRELAALALVVLGIRAVVARDFARVFRMHLINAGILPLLLADSLDGDKFAPGDALEIPDVRGAVRGDDLLVVRNMASGGEIRVRHGLTERQKDVLLAGGAMAWARRFARVPAGV